A stretch of DNA from Myxococcota bacterium:
CAATTTCTTGGCCGCGCGTCAGTATTTCAGAAGGTTTTGCTTTCTTGGTTTTTCGTAAAGCGTCTGGGTATAGTTCAGGCCGAATTTCGGACATGGGCAAAAAGCCCTGCTTTTCTTCCCCAAAATCAACAAAGACAGCTTCTAAGCTGTCTTCAATATTAGAAATAATACCTTTGTAAATATTGCCTTTATGCTTTGCACGGCTTTGAGTTTCGATATCCAGATCAACCAAGCGACCGTTTTCTACGATCGCGATCCGGACTTCTTCCGCCATATCGGCGTTAATAATAATCTCTTTGGACATGAAGCCCCGGTATATAGCACGAAGGCCCTAATAAGCCAACAGCTGCTTGATAGTTTGCCTGATGGCAAAGGCCTGTGGCAGGACCTGTTCCTCCAAATTGCCAGCATAAGGCACAGGCGCCTCGGCGCCTGCCAAACGGGTCACCGGTGCGTCTAAAAACGCAAAGCATTTTTCCCCAATTTCGGCTGCCAACTCTGCCCCAAATCCCATCAAGCGGGTATCTTCATGTAAAACCAAGACACGGCCGGTTTTTTGCACGCTTCGGGCGATTAATTCAAAATCGTAAGGCCGGATACTTCGTAAATCGATTACCTCTAAGCTAACGCCCTCGGATTCAAATTCACGGGCGATTTCTAAAGCCCTTTGAACCATGGCACCATAAGTAATGATGCTGGCATGCTCACCCTGGCGCCTCACACTGCCCAAACCGATGGACAGACACCAATCGGCATTTCCCGGAATTAGGCTCTTGGCGAAATTTTGACGATAAAGCGACTTATGCTCTAAAAACAAAACGGGGTCATCGCCGCGAATGGCGGTTTTCAACAAGCCATAAGCATCCAGCGCCGTGCTCGGCATGACAATTTGAAGGCCGGGAAAATGCGCAAACGTTGCTTCAATATTTTGCGAATGGCAAAGCCCCCCGTGAATGTAGCCACCTACAGGAACACGGATGACCATTGGGCACGTCCACGTGTTATTGGAACGGTAACGCATCACGGACAGCTCATTGCGAATCTGCATCATGGCGGTCCAAATATAGTCAGCGAACTGAATTTCAGGCACGGGCTTAAACCCGCGCAATGCCAGACCAATAGCGACACCAACAATGCTCGATTCAGCCAGTGGGGCATTAAAACAACGTTCAATGCCAAACTTGGCGGTCAGACCACGCGTGGCAGTAAACACGCCCCCTTTGCCACCAGCAACGTCTTCCCCAAAAACCAATACTTTCGAATCACGAGCCAACTCTTCTGCCAAAGCCCGGTTGATGGCATCCACCAACACCATCTCAACTCCCCCAGTCCCATCTCCCTCCTTTAAAAATGGAGGGTCGGGGAGGATTTTCGCCACCGGCTCCGCATACACATACCTGAGCGCATCGTCGCTTTTGGGCAACGGCTCCAATAAAACCTTTTCAGCCTCAGCATCGATTTCATCGAAGATTTGCTGCTGCATCGCTTTCAGCTTTTTTGCCGGCAACAAATGGCTATTCGTCACCAACGGATCCCGCGTTTTATCCGCCTCTAAATCCAGCGCTTCGCGATATTTTTTATCATCGTCCGACGAGCTATGCGGCAACAGTCGCACCACACTGGCGTCAATGAGCACCGGCCCGCCGCCTGCCCGTGCATGTGCGACGGCTTTTTGACAAGCTTCATAACTCGCTTCCAAATTGCAGCCATCTACCCGCACGAACGTAAGACCAGGATAAGCGCTGGCCATGTTAGCGACTTCCCCGCCTGGGCGCTGGTCTTTGAGCGGCACACTAATGGCGTAGCCGTTATTTTCAATCAAAAATATAACCGGCGCCTTAGCTCTAGATGCCCAGCTGACCGCTTCATGGAAATCACCCTGGCTGGTTGTTCCATCGCCCGAGCAAACCACTGTCACTGCCAACTTTCCTGGCTTATCTAGTCGCTGCGAGGCAAATGCACAGCCGACGGCCTGAAGATATTGCGTTCCGGTAGAGGACGAACTGCTAGGAATATTCAAGGTCGGATGCCCATAATGCATCGGCATCTGCCTGGCGTTAGAACTCGGATCGCCTTCCCGCGCTAAAAAGCCCAGCAGACAGTCTCTGGGGGTCATGCCCATGCCAAGCACAAAAGTCAGGTCTCGATAATAGGGGAAAAGATAATCGCGTTTTGGATCTAAGCTAAGCGCAGCCGCCGCTTGAATCGCTTCATGACCCATCCCACCGATATGAAAAAAGCTTTTGCCCTGCTTCAGCAAAATGAGCATCTTCTTATCGAGCTCTCTCGAGGTCAACATGAGGCGATATGCCTGTTCAGCGATTGATTCCTTCACGAATGACCCTCTATACCAAACTTTTAGTCCGTGACATGGAAATTTGGATGAAGCTTCTCATGACTTTGGTATTCATTAGTTTAAACTTTGCCCATGCCTCCGAGAGAATCCAAACACGCATGGAAGAGTACGCGACCGAGTTCAAGCGAATCGCCACCTCGGAAACCATTACAGATGAGGATATGGAAAAACTAGCGACCTATTTTGCGCCTCCTGTGACTTTTACCAAATATTTTTTTTGGGGGACAATCCCTCTTTGGCTTACCTGCCGAAGCACCTTAGAACTTGAGAACCAACTTTATGATATTATGCGCGACCTTAAAGCCAGGCGCTATAAAAAATCAGAAGCAGACCAGTGGGTCATTTCTCTCAATGAACCGCGCAATCATGCCCAAGCGAAAGTTATTTGGAAACGCATCAACCAGCACGATAAGGTATTCGAAATATTAGCCACAACTTATAAACTCGTTCTTTCAGGCGGGGTATGGAAAATCACGGACCTGACTGTGGTTCCCCTATAACATTTTCTATAAATCCAAAGCAGCAACACGCCTATAGTGCCGGGCCCCAATTGGACCGTCATCATCAACCACA
This window harbors:
- a CDS encoding dehydrogenase E1 component subunit alpha/beta, with amino-acid sequence MKESIAEQAYRLMLTSRELDKKMLILLKQGKSFFHIGGMGHEAIQAAAALSLDPKRDYLFPYYRDLTFVLGMGMTPRDCLLGFLAREGDPSSNARQMPMHYGHPTLNIPSSSSSTGTQYLQAVGCAFASQRLDKPGKLAVTVVCSGDGTTSQGDFHEAVSWASRAKAPVIFLIENNGYAISVPLKDQRPGGEVANMASAYPGLTFVRVDGCNLEASYEACQKAVAHARAGGGPVLIDASVVRLLPHSSSDDDKKYREALDLEADKTRDPLVTNSHLLPAKKLKAMQQQIFDEIDAEAEKVLLEPLPKSDDALRYVYAEPVAKILPDPPFLKEGDGTGGVEMVLVDAINRALAEELARDSKVLVFGEDVAGGKGGVFTATRGLTAKFGIERCFNAPLAESSIVGVAIGLALRGFKPVPEIQFADYIWTAMMQIRNELSVMRYRSNNTWTCPMVIRVPVGGYIHGGLCHSQNIEATFAHFPGLQIVMPSTALDAYGLLKTAIRGDDPVLFLEHKSLYRQNFAKSLIPGNADWCLSIGLGSVRRQGEHASIITYGAMVQRALEIAREFESEGVSLEVIDLRSIRPYDFELIARSVQKTGRVLVLHEDTRLMGFGAELAAEIGEKCFAFLDAPVTRLAGAEAPVPYAGNLEEQVLPQAFAIRQTIKQLLAY